In the genome of Colwellia sp. PAMC 21821, the window TAACGCCTGCCACACCAGCGTGGCTAGCAAGTGTTGGTGGTACGCCAATGAAGTTAGGTTTAGATTTAAGTGGTGGAGTGAGCTTCCTAATGGAAGTGAACATGAAAGAAGCCATTATTAAGGCACAAGAAAGTTTAGTTGACGATTTTAGAACGGGTTTACGTGGCGAAAAAATTCGCTATCGCTCAGTTAAAAAAGTTGATGATGCTATTGCAGTGCAATTTCGTAATCTTGAAGATTTAGAGAATGCAGAAACTTTTCTAGAAAAGCAAAACCAGAATTTGTTATTTGTTAGCGATGAAGCGAGTTTAACCTTATCGGCCAAAATGACCGAACAAAGATTAAAAGAAACGCGTGAATATGCCCTACAACAAAATATTACCATTATCCGTAACCGTGTGAACGAATTAGGTGTTGCTGAACCGTTAGTACAGCGCCAAGGTCAAAAACATATTGTTATCGAATTACCGGGTGTGCAAGATACCGCGAAAGCAAAAGAAATCTTAAACGCTACGGCTACCATTGAGTTTCGTTTAGTTGATACTGACGGTGACTTAGGTGCTGCACTTAACGGTCGTGTACCGGGTAGTTCTCAGTTGTTAAAAGAGCGTAACGGCCAGCCTGTTTTATTGAAAAAACGCGTGATGCTAACCGGTGATCATATTGTTGATGCAGGTTCAAGTTTTGACGAGTACAGCCGTCCACAAGTTAATATTACTTTGGATTCTGCTGGCGGTAGTAAAATGTCAAACGGCACTAAAAACAGTATTGGCAAGCCAATGGCTACGGTATTTATAGAATATAAACCTACTGACCGAGTTGACTCTGAAGGTAATACTGTTTTTGAAAAAGTCGAAGAAGTTATTAGTGTTGCCACTATTCAAGCCCGCTTAGGCAAAACCTTCCGTATAACGGGTGCTGGTAGCCAAGCTGAAGCGCATAATTTAGCGCTATTGCTAAGAGCTGGTGCCTTAATAGCACCTATTCAAATTGTTGAAGAACGTACTGTTGGCCCAACTTTAGGTGCTGAAAACGTTCAACTAGGTTTCCAAGCCATCATGATGGGCTTTGGGTTAGTGTTCTTATTTATGTTGATTTATTACCGTGCCTTTGGTGTGGTGGCAAACTTAGCGTTAGGCGCAAACTTAGTCTTGATTATTGGCGTAATGTCGATGATCCCTGGCGCAACCTTAACTTTACCGGGTATGGCCGGTATTGTATTAACAGTTGGTATGGCGGTTGATGCTAACGTACTTATTTTTGAGCGTATTCGTGAAGAAATACGTGAAGGTAAGTCGATTCAACAGTCGATTCATCAAGGTTACGACGCTGCATTTTCTACCATTATTGATGCCAACATTACTACGCTAATTGCTGCGTTGATTTTATTCGCGGTAGGTACCGGTCCAATTAAAGGTTTCGCTGTCACATTATCAATCGGTATTATTACCTCAATGTTTACGGCTGTTATTGGTACTCGTACTATTGTTAACGCTGTTTGGGGTGGTAAACGTCTCGATAAATTGTCTATATAGGGCTTCAATATTATGCAAATTTTACAATTAAAAGAGACTGTCGCCTTTATGCGTTACCGCAAGGTAGCGGTGGTATTTAGTCTTTTACTAATGGCCGCTTCGGTTTTTTCATTAGCGACAAATAAACTTAACTTCGGATTAGATTTTACCGGTGGTACTTTAATCGAAGTTGGTTTTGAACAATCGGCTGATTTGACGAAAGTTCGCGCTATTATGGACTCAAGTGGTTTTGATGACGCTGTTGTTCAGCTGTATGGTTCAAGCCGTGATGTGGTGATCCGTTTAGCAACACGTGAAGACGTTAAAGCAGAAATGCTAGGTAACCAAGTACTAGATATTTTACAAGCCGGTACTGGGCAAACCATTGATATGCGTCGAATCGAGTATGTTGGCGCAAGTGTTGGTGATGAGCTAGCAGAGCAGGGTGGTTTAGCTATGTTAACTGCGCTTATCTGTATTTTAGTTTATGTCGCGTTTCGCTTTGAATGGCGTTTTGCTTTAGGTTCAGTAATCGCGCTATTTCATGACGTATTGTTAACCTTAGGTCTATTCTCTGTATTACAGTTGGAATTTGACTTAACGGTACTGGCGGCAATACTTGCGGTGATAGGTTACTCCCTAAACGATACGATAGTTGTCTCGGATCGTATTCGAGAAAACTTCAGAAAAATACGGGTAGGAACGCCAGAAGATGTCATAAACATCTCTCTTACGCAAACGTTATCACGTACTATTATTACCTCAATTACTACTCTATTAGTACTTGCTGCCTTGTTCTTTAAAGGTGGAGCACTGATACATGGTTTTGCTACGGCATTACTATTGGGTGTTTTTGTTGGTACATACTCCTCAGTTTACGTTGCCAGTTCAGTGGCTTTGGCATTGGGTATTTCGAAAGAAGACTTAATACCTGAAGTGATTGAAAAAGAAGGCGCTGATCAAGAAGAAATGAGACCGTAAAATCTAGATTGGTTATCGTTTTCTCTCTAATACGGCTCGCATTATGCGGGCCGTTTTTTCATGTGTTATTTAGTCAAATCAATATCATTGGCACGATGGAAATTAGGTGTTGGTGTTAAAAACTACTGTTTAGGAATGTCCGCTTATAATACGGTGAACGATTAATTAACCCAATGCCTAGAATCAGTTAATATTAATCATCCGGTTAGCTTATATTAGACCTTACAGCCATTACCTAATTAACGACGAGATAACCAAATTAATGATTTTGGCGGCGGATGAACAAACCTATTCAGTATTAAAAATTACATCATTAGCGTAGAAACTATCAGTGGATTTATAATGCTACAGGAACACTAAAATGCGATTTTCCTACTGTTTGTTATACGCAGTATGCTCTCGCTGATAACTAACAGCACAGCGATGCCAAAGAAGGCATAGCTCCACAATTGCTCTGGACTTATAAATTCATTTAATAGAAATATTGCGACTAGCATCATTAATATGGGCTCACCATAATTCAACATACCAAATACTGTAAACCTTAATCGGGTTGACGCGGAAACAAAAAATATCATGGCAAT includes:
- the secD gene encoding protein translocase subunit SecD — its product is MLNKYPLWKTLMVLFIVAFGALYASPNLYGEDPAVQISGLRGIETNAATLDLVKSHLDEKKISYASIVMEGGQILARFRDTEQQLRARDLLDESIGDEYSVALNLTPATPAWLASVGGTPMKLGLDLSGGVSFLMEVNMKEAIIKAQESLVDDFRTGLRGEKIRYRSVKKVDDAIAVQFRNLEDLENAETFLEKQNQNLLFVSDEASLTLSAKMTEQRLKETREYALQQNITIIRNRVNELGVAEPLVQRQGQKHIVIELPGVQDTAKAKEILNATATIEFRLVDTDGDLGAALNGRVPGSSQLLKERNGQPVLLKKRVMLTGDHIVDAGSSFDEYSRPQVNITLDSAGGSKMSNGTKNSIGKPMATVFIEYKPTDRVDSEGNTVFEKVEEVISVATIQARLGKTFRITGAGSQAEAHNLALLLRAGALIAPIQIVEERTVGPTLGAENVQLGFQAIMMGFGLVFLFMLIYYRAFGVVANLALGANLVLIIGVMSMIPGATLTLPGMAGIVLTVGMAVDANVLIFERIREEIREGKSIQQSIHQGYDAAFSTIIDANITTLIAALILFAVGTGPIKGFAVTLSIGIITSMFTAVIGTRTIVNAVWGGKRLDKLSI
- the secF gene encoding protein translocase subunit SecF, producing the protein MQILQLKETVAFMRYRKVAVVFSLLLMAASVFSLATNKLNFGLDFTGGTLIEVGFEQSADLTKVRAIMDSSGFDDAVVQLYGSSRDVVIRLATREDVKAEMLGNQVLDILQAGTGQTIDMRRIEYVGASVGDELAEQGGLAMLTALICILVYVAFRFEWRFALGSVIALFHDVLLTLGLFSVLQLEFDLTVLAAILAVIGYSLNDTIVVSDRIRENFRKIRVGTPEDVINISLTQTLSRTIITSITTLLVLAALFFKGGALIHGFATALLLGVFVGTYSSVYVASSVALALGISKEDLIPEVIEKEGADQEEMRP